A window from Mycobacteriales bacterium encodes these proteins:
- a CDS encoding HAD family hydrolase: MTPAVVATDLDGTVVRSDGTISPRTRAALTRARAAGALVVVVTGRPPRWLAGIGEALGHDGIAICANGALTYDLATGRVIASRPIGLDVVRTLMAQLRASVPGVVFAVERVDGQFAHESAYLPRWEPEPTTIVGDLEQVFDVPIAKVLGRVEGVDSDRLLAAARASVGDGLATLTHSSIDGLLEVMAYGVTKATTLDHWLAARGLSAADVVAFGDMPNDLEMLTWAGRGVAVANAHPDVLAVADEVTASNDDDGVAVVLERLFP; the protein is encoded by the coding sequence CCTGCAGTCGTCGCGACCGACCTCGACGGCACCGTCGTACGCAGTGACGGCACGATCTCGCCCCGCACCCGCGCCGCGCTCACCCGGGCGCGCGCGGCCGGCGCCCTTGTGGTCGTCGTCACCGGCCGACCGCCCCGGTGGCTCGCCGGGATCGGTGAGGCCCTCGGCCACGACGGCATCGCGATCTGCGCGAACGGCGCACTGACCTACGACCTGGCGACCGGGCGGGTCATCGCGTCGCGCCCGATCGGGCTCGACGTCGTACGCACCTTGATGGCCCAGCTTCGCGCGTCGGTGCCGGGCGTGGTGTTCGCGGTCGAGCGGGTCGACGGCCAGTTCGCCCACGAGTCGGCGTACCTGCCGAGGTGGGAGCCTGAGCCCACCACGATCGTCGGCGACCTGGAGCAGGTGTTCGACGTACCGATCGCCAAGGTGCTCGGTCGGGTGGAAGGCGTCGACTCCGACCGGCTGCTCGCGGCGGCACGGGCCTCGGTCGGCGACGGCCTGGCGACGCTGACCCACTCCTCGATCGACGGGTTGCTCGAGGTCATGGCGTACGGCGTGACGAAGGCCACGACGCTCGACCACTGGCTGGCGGCGCGGGGACTGAGCGCGGCCGACGTCGTCGCCTTCGGCGACATGCCCAACGACCTCGAGATGCTCACGTGGGCGGGCCGCGGGGTGGCGGTCGCCAACGCCCACCCGGACGTGCTCGCCGTGGCCGACGAGGTCACCGCCTCCAACGACGACGACGGGGTCGCCGTCGTACTCGAGCGCCTCTTCCCCTAG
- a CDS encoding bacterial proteasome activator family protein: MSTPADPAEPVRIVTVGPDGSPIEDENGDGEREDGENVGGMVEQPAKVMRIGSMIKQLLEEVRAAPLDEASRMRLKEIHESSIKELSTGLAPDLREELTRLSLPFTGDEVPSDAELRVAQAQLVGWLEGLFHGIQATLFAQQMAARAQLDEMRQRALPSGPNSGPQSGSGSGLYL; encoded by the coding sequence ATGAGCACCCCTGCCGATCCCGCTGAGCCGGTCCGCATCGTCACCGTCGGCCCCGACGGTTCACCCATCGAAGACGAGAACGGCGACGGCGAGCGCGAGGACGGCGAGAACGTCGGCGGCATGGTCGAGCAACCCGCGAAGGTGATGCGGATCGGCTCGATGATCAAGCAGCTGCTCGAGGAAGTGCGGGCCGCGCCGCTCGACGAGGCGAGCCGCATGCGGCTCAAGGAGATCCACGAAAGCTCCATCAAAGAGCTCTCGACCGGCCTTGCGCCCGACCTCCGCGAAGAGCTGACCCGACTGTCGCTGCCCTTCACCGGCGACGAGGTGCCTTCCGATGCCGAGCTTCGCGTCGCGCAGGCCCAGCTGGTGGGCTGGCTCGAAGGGCTCTTCCACGGGATCCAGGCGACGTTGTTCGCCCAGCAGATGGCGGCCCGCGCGCAGCTGGACGAGATGCGACAACGCGCGCTGCCGTCGGGCCCCAACTCCGGCCCGCAGAGCGGATCGGGCTCGGGGCTCTATCTCTGA
- a CDS encoding undecaprenyl-diphosphate phosphatase, with the protein MHHHFTFLQAIVIGAVQGVTELFPVSSLGHAVLLPHWLGGSWSQAVGDESVGESPYLAFIVVLHVATALALLLFFWREWVEIVKGLFRSIGKRKVETVHERMAWLLVIASIPAGITGLVLEHELRVVFAKPLAAAIFLTVNGFILLAGERLRRRALARAEAETRPAETLSSDELDEAVVTRVRPVDAVWIGFAQVLALFAGISRSGVTMVTGLARGLDHEQAVRFAFLLATPIILAAGLLKIPDFTGPLGDGIRGQAMAGAAAAFVGALIATKFLTRYFQTNRLNPFAVYCMLAGVASIARFA; encoded by the coding sequence ATGCACCATCACTTCACCTTCCTGCAGGCGATCGTCATCGGAGCCGTGCAGGGCGTCACCGAGCTGTTCCCGGTGTCGAGCCTCGGCCACGCCGTACTGCTGCCGCACTGGCTCGGCGGGAGCTGGTCGCAGGCCGTCGGAGACGAGTCCGTCGGCGAGTCGCCGTACCTCGCCTTCATCGTCGTACTCCACGTCGCGACGGCACTGGCGCTGCTGTTGTTCTTCTGGCGCGAATGGGTCGAGATCGTGAAGGGCCTGTTCCGCTCGATCGGCAAACGCAAGGTCGAGACCGTGCACGAGCGCATGGCGTGGCTGCTGGTCATCGCCTCGATCCCCGCCGGCATCACCGGGCTCGTCCTCGAACACGAGCTGCGAGTGGTGTTCGCCAAGCCGCTCGCCGCCGCGATCTTCCTGACCGTCAACGGCTTCATCCTGCTGGCCGGCGAGCGGCTGCGCCGCCGCGCCCTCGCGCGCGCCGAGGCGGAGACGCGTCCCGCCGAGACGCTGAGCAGCGACGAGCTCGACGAGGCGGTCGTCACCCGGGTGCGGCCGGTGGACGCGGTGTGGATCGGCTTCGCGCAGGTGCTCGCGCTGTTCGCGGGCATCAGCCGGTCCGGGGTCACGATGGTGACGGGCCTGGCGCGCGGTCTGGACCACGAGCAGGCGGTTCGGTTCGCCTTCCTGCTGGCGACGCCGATCATCCTTGCCGCCGGCTTGCTGAAGATCCCGGACTTCACCGGTCCGCTCGGCGACGGCATCCGCGGGCAGGCCATGGCCGGCGCCGCCGCGGCGTTCGTCGGAGCCCTCATCGCGACGAAGTTCCTGACCCGCTACTTCCAGACCAACCGCCTCAACCCGTTCGCGGTCTACTGCATGCTCGCCGGCGTAGCGAGCATCGCCCGCTTCGCCTGA